One genomic segment of Micromonospora sp. WMMC415 includes these proteins:
- a CDS encoding serine hydrolase has product MSLLPETARRIDTLVAEAQSAGRTPSLAIGLVRDGALAHLATAGDTPRPDADLQYRIGSISKTMTATLVLQERDAGRLALDDPLDRHLPGTPVGGLTLRHLLGHASGLQREPVGSWWERAEGGDLAALLAGLHADKIAYPPHRSYHYSNLAYGLLGGVLERVTGTAWADLLRQRILEPLDMRRTTYAATEPFARGYVVHPWTDTLREEPRTDTGAMAPAGQLWSTVADLARWAAFLADPAPDVLTPETVTEMCAPVVISDLESWTGGHGLGLELHRRGDRVYVGHGGSMPGYVAALAVHRASRTAVVGFANSYGFRKGGIGGLALRLLDLVLDAEPVPPAPWRPAAAPPDEVAGLAGRWWWMGVPMDVTWEAGELVAAVRGERVSRFAVEGPDRWRGRSGPENGEILSVLRDGAGAAVALDIATFVFTRSPDEEP; this is encoded by the coding sequence GTGTCCCTGCTGCCCGAGACCGCCCGCCGGATCGACACCCTGGTCGCCGAGGCGCAGTCCGCCGGACGTACGCCGTCGCTCGCGATCGGCCTGGTTCGGGACGGCGCGCTCGCCCACCTCGCCACCGCCGGCGACACCCCCCGCCCGGACGCCGACCTCCAGTACCGCATCGGCTCGATCAGCAAGACGATGACGGCGACCCTGGTCCTGCAGGAGCGCGACGCGGGCCGGCTGGCGCTGGACGACCCGCTCGACCGGCACCTGCCCGGCACCCCGGTCGGCGGGCTCACCCTGCGGCACCTGCTCGGCCACGCGAGCGGCCTGCAACGGGAGCCGGTGGGCTCCTGGTGGGAGCGGGCCGAGGGCGGGGACCTGGCGGCACTGCTCGCCGGGCTGCACGCCGACAAGATCGCCTACCCGCCGCACCGGTCGTACCACTACTCGAACCTGGCCTACGGGCTGCTGGGCGGCGTGCTCGAACGGGTCACCGGCACCGCCTGGGCGGACCTGCTGCGGCAGCGGATCCTGGAGCCGCTCGACATGCGCCGGACCACGTACGCCGCGACCGAGCCGTTCGCCCGTGGCTACGTCGTCCACCCCTGGACCGACACGCTGCGGGAGGAGCCCCGGACGGACACCGGCGCGATGGCCCCCGCCGGTCAGCTCTGGTCCACCGTGGCGGACCTGGCCCGCTGGGCGGCGTTCCTCGCCGACCCCGCCCCGGACGTGCTCACGCCGGAGACGGTGACCGAGATGTGCGCGCCGGTGGTGATCAGCGACCTGGAGTCGTGGACCGGCGGGCACGGTCTCGGCCTGGAGCTCCACCGGCGCGGCGACCGTGTGTACGTGGGCCACGGCGGCTCGATGCCCGGCTACGTCGCCGCCCTCGCGGTGCACCGGGCGAGCCGCACCGCCGTGGTCGGCTTCGCCAACTCGTACGGCTTCCGCAAGGGCGGGATCGGCGGTCTCGCCCTGCGGCTGCTCGACCTGGTGCTGGACGCCGAGCCGGTGCCCCCGGCGCCCTGGCGACCCGCCGCCGCGCCGCCGGACGAGGTGGCCGGGCTGGCGGGGCGCTGGTGGTGGATGGGCGTGCCGATGGACGTCACCTGGGAGGCCGGCGAGCTGGTGGCCGCCGTACGCGGCGAGCGGGTCAGCCGGTTCGCCGTGGAGGGGCCGGACCGCTGGCGGGGCCGCTCCGGGCCGGAGAACGGTGAGATCCTGTCGGTGCTGCGCGACGGAGCCGGCGCGGCCGTGGCGCTGGACATCGCCACGTTCGTCTTCACCCGCAGCCCGGACGAGGAGCCGTGA